The genomic DNA GAGCGCGAGGATGGGTACGTCGGCGCGACGCGCCCCCAGCAGGTTGTCCAGGATGCGGACGTCCTCGGCGCGCTCGGCCTTGGGGAGCATCACCGAATCGAGGCGCGGGTCGCCGTCGAGGACGGCCTTCAGGTCCGTCGCCGCGGTGTCGCGGTCCGGCTGGACGGGGTTCACCCGCACACAGACCTCGCAGGACGGGTCGAAGTCGGGGTCGGTCAGCACCTCGTTGACGGCCTCGCGTCCGTCGGCCTTCGCCTCGGGCGCGACGCCGTCCTCCAGGTCGAAGACGACGACGTCGGCGCCCGATTCGGGGGCCTTTCGCATGAGGTCCGGCTGGTCGCCGGGCGAGAACAGGACGCTGCGTCGTGCCATGTCCCGGGCGTCGCCGCGTGACCACTTCAATGCCGCCACCGCTCCCTGGACGGGCGCCCCCGCCATCAACCACAACCGGCCGACCACTCGGATCGGCCACCGACAGAGCGGGTCCCGGAGGAGGTTAGTGGGCGGGGGGCCAACGCCTGGCCATGACGCGCCGGGTCGGGGTCGTGGTCAACCCCATCGCGGGTATGGGTGGACGGGTCGGCCTGAAGGGAACGGACAACAAGGTCGAGGAGGCCCGCCGCCGCGGTGCCGAGCCCCGGGCCTCCGACCGGGCGGCGGAGGCCCTCGAACACCTCCGGCGGCAGGGTGCCGACCTCGAACTCGTCGTCTGGGGCGGGCGGATGGGCGAGGAGCCGGCACTCGCTGCTGGCTTCGACGCCGCGGACCTGACCATCGCCGGCCGGCCCCGCGACCCCGACGAGACGAGCGCCGAGGACACCCGGGCCGCGACCCGCGAGTTCGTCGCCCGAGACGTCGACCTGGTGCTGTTCGTCGGCGGGGACGGGACCGCGGTCGATGTCGCGGAGACCCTGGACGACCTCGGCAGCGAGACGCCGATGCTCGGGGTGCCGGCGGGCGTGAAGGTCTACTCCTCCGTGTTCGCTGTCACGCCCCGGGCGGCCGGCCGCCTTGCGGCGACCTTCGACCGCGTGGAGACCCGTGAGGTCAACGACATCGACGAGGACGCGTACCGCGGTGGCGACGTCCGGACGGACCTGAAGGCGCTCGCCCACGTCCCCGTGGGCGAGGAACTGCAGTCCTCGAAGCAGATCGGCGGCGGCTCCGTCGAGGCGCTGGCCCAGGCCGTCGCGGCCGAGATCCGCGACGACGAGGGCACGACGTACGTCCTCGGTCCGGGGTCGACCGTGGACGCGATCAAGACGGAACTGGGCTTCGACGGCTCGCCGCTGGGCGTCGACGTCTGGCGTGACGGGGAGCTCCTGGTGCGCGATGCCGGCGAGTCCGACATCCTCGAGAACCTCGGCGAGGAGAACGTCATCGTGGTCTCGCCCATCGGGGGCCAGGGGTTCGTCTTCGGCCGCGGGAACGACCAGATCTCGCCGCCGGTCATCCGGCAGTGCGAGGTGACGGTCGTCGCCTCCTCGCGGAAGCTGGAGGAGACGGGAATCCTCCGCGTGGACACGGGCGATACGGACCTGGACGAGGAGCTCCGTGGCTGGCAGCGGGTTCGGGTCGGGAAGTTCGAGCGCCGGCTGATGGAGGTGGTCTGAGGAGTGGGGGGACGGAGGGATGCCCCGTGTCCCGCTCCGGACGGGGCCCGTTCCTTAGTCACACCCTGCAGTGACGTCCGGCATATAATCGTAACCAAAGACCGGCCAGGATATCCATACGGTAGGGTGAAGATTAAGGTGTCTGAGCGCGGAGTAGGTCCATGGAAACCCGGAAAGTGCAACGGCTGGGCCCCTCGACGCTGGCGATGACGCTGCCAGCGGAGTGGGCCAAGGCCCAGGACGTCGAGAAGGGCGACGAGGTGTCGCTGCGCATCGGTTCGAAGGGGACGCTGACGGTGATGCCCGAGTCGCTGCAGCAGGAGGAGTCCGAGGCCGTCATCCACGCCGGCGAACTCGACGCCGACGCCGTCGAGCGGGCCATCCTCGCACAGTACGTCCTCGGGCGGCGTGTCATCCACGTCGAGGTCGAGGAGGGCGGCACGCTGGACTCGGCGACCATCAACGCCGTCTACAACGCCGAGACGCAGCTCATGGGGCTGGGCGTCATCGAGGAGACGCCAGAGCGCATCGCCATCCGCTGCTCGGTCGACCCCGAGGACTTCACGCTGGACAACCTCCTCACGCGACTCGAATCGACGGGCAGCACGATGCGCAACGAGGCCATCAAGGCGCTCGCCCACGGCAACCCGGACCTCGCCCAGCGCGCCCTCAACCGGGAGCGGCAGGCCAACAAGATCTTCGTCCTCCTGCTCCGTCTCATCTTCACCGCCTACCAGAACCCGAACCTCGCCCGCGCGGTCGGGCTGGAGGGCGGCTTCCCGCTCATCGGCTACCGTTCCATCGCGAAGAACCTCGAACTGACCGCGGACAACGCCGAGGACATCGCCGAGATCGTCCTCGAGGCGGAGGGCCACTCCCTCAACGTCGACGACAAGACGATGCGGCGCATCCGTGATTTCACGGACGACGTCAACGAGATCACCGAGAAGGGCGTCGAGGCCGCGGTCCAGCGCGACTACGACATCGCCATCGAGGTCCGCGAACTGTTCCGCCAGATCGAGGACCGCGAGCGCGAGATCCTCAACGACCTCGACGAGATGCCCAACGAGGACCTCCTGCAGGTCCGCGAGGTGCTGGTGTCGCTGGGCCAGACCGCCCAGTACGCGGTGCGGAACGCAGAGATCGCGACGAACCTCGCGCTCAACAAGGACTCCGAGTACGTCACGATATCGTAAGATACGTCCATAGATACAGTTTCTCACAGTCCATCGTCGGAATCCGGTAGTTGTACGGCGGTTCCTGCCAGATGCATCGTTGCCTCCGGGGCCCGCTGAACGCCCCGCTCGGGGAAGGCGGCCGACGTGGGGACCGCAGGCCATCCCCGGCGCCCGAGGTCCACGCCGAGCCCCCGAGTCGGG from Haloglomus litoreum includes the following:
- a CDS encoding ATP-NAD kinase family protein, producing the protein MTRRVGVVVNPIAGMGGRVGLKGTDNKVEEARRRGAEPRASDRAAEALEHLRRQGADLELVVWGGRMGEEPALAAGFDAADLTIAGRPRDPDETSAEDTRAATREFVARDVDLVLFVGGDGTAVDVAETLDDLGSETPMLGVPAGVKVYSSVFAVTPRAAGRLAATFDRVETREVNDIDEDAYRGGDVRTDLKALAHVPVGEELQSSKQIGGGSVEALAQAVAAEIRDDEGTTYVLGPGSTVDAIKTELGFDGSPLGVDVWRDGELLVRDAGESDILENLGEENVIVVSPIGGQGFVFGRGNDQISPPVIRQCEVTVVASSRKLEETGILRVDTGDTDLDEELRGWQRVRVGKFERRLMEVV
- a CDS encoding phosphate uptake regulator PhoU codes for the protein METRKVQRLGPSTLAMTLPAEWAKAQDVEKGDEVSLRIGSKGTLTVMPESLQQEESEAVIHAGELDADAVERAILAQYVLGRRVIHVEVEEGGTLDSATINAVYNAETQLMGLGVIEETPERIAIRCSVDPEDFTLDNLLTRLESTGSTMRNEAIKALAHGNPDLAQRALNRERQANKIFVLLLRLIFTAYQNPNLARAVGLEGGFPLIGYRSIAKNLELTADNAEDIAEIVLEAEGHSLNVDDKTMRRIRDFTDDVNEITEKGVEAAVQRDYDIAIEVRELFRQIEDREREILNDLDEMPNEDLLQVREVLVSLGQTAQYAVRNAEIATNLALNKDSEYVTIS